The Chiloscyllium plagiosum isolate BGI_BamShark_2017 chromosome 8, ASM401019v2, whole genome shotgun sequence genome includes a window with the following:
- the LOC122552180 gene encoding adhesion G protein-coupled receptor E2-like isoform X2 → MSFPGEGKGNRKMKTCRCLTFLMIFLCRVSSEKCSTGTTCADMDKCQTNPCGSNAICHGTSGSFYCTCEKGYYSTGDKHFVSAAVASCIDYDECRNIQALCGSNATCHNTAGGFYCLCNKGFARVSGQTNFTGYAAGCKDIDECLQDPCHADAVCQNIKGSYICIPQSGFDSSYVNKVLQSPFLRCLAVLLKDQSIIDKCYSQRQTGSLQPTTDRLCSLIKPTLTFAEGMCQDKEIVRSAHSHVTLKNVMSFGNKFFNDSSKLEKVDDENQLQSTSLFLNAMESFTLGAALASPGQKTKNITTPYLGFDVRIIQMQDHSKIPDKITLHAKGNRMDAYSRTVTEGETGSIAIAFISYDRLNFLQSGHFIENERTRPYQLISGVVSATIGNHRRHELRERVNITLKHKKRTDGWLACVYWNHMEDRSHWSPEGCVMIASNKTHTVCGCHHLSSFAVLMTAVEEDGHLDWNLSIITLVGISLSLMCLGFTIITFRFCTQVTSHNHTIHINLCITLFLAELLFLVGIHKTNNKVACAVITGCLHYLFLAAFTWMCVEGIHLHLMVRNLQKINNSCARKVLSWFMYPFGYGVPAVIVTVSAATYPTGYGTQRYCWLTTENGLIWSFIGPVCLIILFNMTLFAVTLWILKVQLTRLNAEVTKIKDMRTLTFKATAQVFVLGCTWLLGLFHFQASKLVTAYLFTIVNSLQGVFIFIILCLLNRQVRDGYWAWFNKLCTIRKKPSFTDSGSNSVPLTTLISQQERI, encoded by the exons tgatttttctctgcagagtcagcagtgagaaatgttccACTGGTACAACATGCGCTG ATATGGATAAGTGTCAGACAAATCCATGCGGCTCCAATGCAATCTGTCACGGCACTTCTGGCAGCTTCTACTGTACctgtgagaaaggatattactcaACAGGAGATAAACACTTTGTGAGTGCAGCAGTGGCGTCTTGCATAG ATTATGATGAGTGTCGCAACATTCAAGCATTATGTGGTAGCAATGCAACATGCCACAACACCGCAGGTGGATTCTACTGTCTGTGCAACAAAGGATTCGCCCGGGTTTCCGGCCAGACCAACTTTACTGGTTACGCAGCTGGATGTAAAG ACATCGATGAGTGTCTCCAAGATCCCTGCCATGCTGACGCTGTCTGCCAGAACATAAAAGGAAGCTACATTTGTATTCCTCAGTCAGGATTTGACTCGTCATATGTTAACAAAGTCCTTCAGA GTCCGTTTTTGCGATGTCTAGCTGTCCTCCTGAAGGACCAGTCCATTATCGATAAATGTTACTCTCAACGTCAAACAGGATCGCTGCAG CCTACGACCGATCGACTTTGCTCTCTCATCAAGCCAACCCTCACATTTGCGGAAGGCATGTGTCAAGATAAGGAGATTGTCAGATCAGCACACAGCCATGTCACATTAAAA AATGTCATGAGCTTTGGAAACAAATTCTTCAATGATAGTTCCAAGCTGGAGAAAGTGGATGATGAAAATCAACTTCAGTCAACCTCATTGTTCTTGAATGCCATGGAAAGTTTCACCCTAGGTGCTGCTCTGGCCTCACCTGGCCAAAAAACCAAGAACATAACAACGCCATATTTAG GTTTTGATGTTCGCATCATCCAAATGCAGGACCATTCAAAAATACCTGACAAAATAACTCTCCACGCGAAGGGAAACAGAATGGATGCTTATTCACGGACGGTCACAGAGGGAGAAACAG GGTCCATTGCCATTGCTTTCATCTCGTATGACCGACTGAATTTCCTCCAGAGTGGGCATTTCATTGAGAATGAAAGGACAAGGCCTTACCAGTTGATCTCGGGAGTGGTGTCGGCCACAATTGGAAACCACAGGCGTCACGAACTCCGTGAAAGAGTCAACATCACGCTGAAACATAAAAAG AGAACTGATGGGTGGCTGGCATGCGTTTACTGGAACCACATGGAGGACAGAAGTCACTGGTCACCTGAGGGATGTGTCATGATCGCTTCAAACAAGACCCACACAGTGTGTGGCTGCCACCATCTGTCCAGCTTCGCCGTTCTCATGACAGCTGTGGAG GAGGATGGTCACTTGGATTGGAACCTCAGTATCATAACGTTGGTTGGGATCAGCTTGTCACTGATGTGCCTGGGCTTCACTATCATCACGTTTCGGTTCTGCACCCAAGTTACCAGCCACAACCACACCATCCACATCAACCTGTGCATCACCCTGTTTCTGGCTGAGCTACTTTTCCTGGTGGGCATTCACAAAACCAACAACAAG GTTGCATGTGCAGTCATCACGGGATGTTTGCACTATCTTTTCCTGGCAGCCTTCACTTGGATGTGTGTGGAAGGAATTCACCTTCACCTCATGGTCAGGAACCTCCAGAAAATCAACAACTCTTGTGCCCGTAAAGTGCTGTCATGGTTTATGTATCCCTTTGGATATGGAGTGCCAGCTGTAATTGTCACTGTTTCTGCAGCAACGTATCCAACTGGTTACGGGACACAACGCTA TTGCTGGCTGACGACTGAGAATGGATTAATCTGGAGTTTCATTGGCCCAGTCTGCTTGATAATTCTG TTTAATATGACGCTGTTTGCTGTGACACTCTGGATACTGAAGGTACAACTCACCCGCCTCAACGCAGAAGTCACAAAAATTAAGGACATGAG GACTCTAACATTTAAAGCCACTGCACAAGTGTTTGTCCTGGGTTGTACCTGGCTTCTTGGCCTGTTTCACTTTCAGGCTTCCAAGTTGGTGACAGCCTACTTATTCACCATTGTCAACAGTCTACAAGGAGTTTTTATCTTCATCATCCTCTGTTTATTAAACCGACAG GTGAGAGATGGATACTGGGCTTGGTTCAACAAGCTGTGCACGATCAGGAAGAAACCTAGCTTCACGGATTCTGGATCTAACAGTGTGCCGTTGACCACCTTG ATATCTCAACAAGAGAGGATTTAA
- the LOC122552180 gene encoding adhesion G protein-coupled receptor E2-like isoform X1 translates to MSFPGEGKGNRKMKTCRCLTFLMIFLCRVSSEKCSTGTTCADMDKCQTNPCGSNAICHGTSGSFYCTCEKGYYSTGDKHFVSAAVASCIDYDECRNIQALCGSNATCHNTAGGFYCLCNKGFARVSGQTNFTGYAAGCKDIDECLQDPCHADAVCQNIKGSYICIPQSGFDSSYVNKVLQSPFLRCLAVLLKDQSIIDKCYSQRQTGSLQPTTDRLCSLIKPTLTFAEGMCQDKEIVRSAHSHVTLKNVMSFGNKFFNDSSKLEKVDDENQLQSTSLFLNAMESFTLGAALASPGQKTKNITTPYLGFDVRIIQMQDHSKIPDKITLHAKGNRMDAYSRTVTEGETGGSIAIAFISYDRLNFLQSGHFIENERTRPYQLISGVVSATIGNHRRHELRERVNITLKHKKRTDGWLACVYWNHMEDRSHWSPEGCVMIASNKTHTVCGCHHLSSFAVLMTAVEEDGHLDWNLSIITLVGISLSLMCLGFTIITFRFCTQVTSHNHTIHINLCITLFLAELLFLVGIHKTNNKVACAVITGCLHYLFLAAFTWMCVEGIHLHLMVRNLQKINNSCARKVLSWFMYPFGYGVPAVIVTVSAATYPTGYGTQRYCWLTTENGLIWSFIGPVCLIILFNMTLFAVTLWILKVQLTRLNAEVTKIKDMRTLTFKATAQVFVLGCTWLLGLFHFQASKLVTAYLFTIVNSLQGVFIFIILCLLNRQVRDGYWAWFNKLCTIRKKPSFTDSGSNSVPLTTLISQQERI, encoded by the exons tgatttttctctgcagagtcagcagtgagaaatgttccACTGGTACAACATGCGCTG ATATGGATAAGTGTCAGACAAATCCATGCGGCTCCAATGCAATCTGTCACGGCACTTCTGGCAGCTTCTACTGTACctgtgagaaaggatattactcaACAGGAGATAAACACTTTGTGAGTGCAGCAGTGGCGTCTTGCATAG ATTATGATGAGTGTCGCAACATTCAAGCATTATGTGGTAGCAATGCAACATGCCACAACACCGCAGGTGGATTCTACTGTCTGTGCAACAAAGGATTCGCCCGGGTTTCCGGCCAGACCAACTTTACTGGTTACGCAGCTGGATGTAAAG ACATCGATGAGTGTCTCCAAGATCCCTGCCATGCTGACGCTGTCTGCCAGAACATAAAAGGAAGCTACATTTGTATTCCTCAGTCAGGATTTGACTCGTCATATGTTAACAAAGTCCTTCAGA GTCCGTTTTTGCGATGTCTAGCTGTCCTCCTGAAGGACCAGTCCATTATCGATAAATGTTACTCTCAACGTCAAACAGGATCGCTGCAG CCTACGACCGATCGACTTTGCTCTCTCATCAAGCCAACCCTCACATTTGCGGAAGGCATGTGTCAAGATAAGGAGATTGTCAGATCAGCACACAGCCATGTCACATTAAAA AATGTCATGAGCTTTGGAAACAAATTCTTCAATGATAGTTCCAAGCTGGAGAAAGTGGATGATGAAAATCAACTTCAGTCAACCTCATTGTTCTTGAATGCCATGGAAAGTTTCACCCTAGGTGCTGCTCTGGCCTCACCTGGCCAAAAAACCAAGAACATAACAACGCCATATTTAG GTTTTGATGTTCGCATCATCCAAATGCAGGACCATTCAAAAATACCTGACAAAATAACTCTCCACGCGAAGGGAAACAGAATGGATGCTTATTCACGGACGGTCACAGAGGGAGAAACAGGTG GGTCCATTGCCATTGCTTTCATCTCGTATGACCGACTGAATTTCCTCCAGAGTGGGCATTTCATTGAGAATGAAAGGACAAGGCCTTACCAGTTGATCTCGGGAGTGGTGTCGGCCACAATTGGAAACCACAGGCGTCACGAACTCCGTGAAAGAGTCAACATCACGCTGAAACATAAAAAG AGAACTGATGGGTGGCTGGCATGCGTTTACTGGAACCACATGGAGGACAGAAGTCACTGGTCACCTGAGGGATGTGTCATGATCGCTTCAAACAAGACCCACACAGTGTGTGGCTGCCACCATCTGTCCAGCTTCGCCGTTCTCATGACAGCTGTGGAG GAGGATGGTCACTTGGATTGGAACCTCAGTATCATAACGTTGGTTGGGATCAGCTTGTCACTGATGTGCCTGGGCTTCACTATCATCACGTTTCGGTTCTGCACCCAAGTTACCAGCCACAACCACACCATCCACATCAACCTGTGCATCACCCTGTTTCTGGCTGAGCTACTTTTCCTGGTGGGCATTCACAAAACCAACAACAAG GTTGCATGTGCAGTCATCACGGGATGTTTGCACTATCTTTTCCTGGCAGCCTTCACTTGGATGTGTGTGGAAGGAATTCACCTTCACCTCATGGTCAGGAACCTCCAGAAAATCAACAACTCTTGTGCCCGTAAAGTGCTGTCATGGTTTATGTATCCCTTTGGATATGGAGTGCCAGCTGTAATTGTCACTGTTTCTGCAGCAACGTATCCAACTGGTTACGGGACACAACGCTA TTGCTGGCTGACGACTGAGAATGGATTAATCTGGAGTTTCATTGGCCCAGTCTGCTTGATAATTCTG TTTAATATGACGCTGTTTGCTGTGACACTCTGGATACTGAAGGTACAACTCACCCGCCTCAACGCAGAAGTCACAAAAATTAAGGACATGAG GACTCTAACATTTAAAGCCACTGCACAAGTGTTTGTCCTGGGTTGTACCTGGCTTCTTGGCCTGTTTCACTTTCAGGCTTCCAAGTTGGTGACAGCCTACTTATTCACCATTGTCAACAGTCTACAAGGAGTTTTTATCTTCATCATCCTCTGTTTATTAAACCGACAG GTGAGAGATGGATACTGGGCTTGGTTCAACAAGCTGTGCACGATCAGGAAGAAACCTAGCTTCACGGATTCTGGATCTAACAGTGTGCCGTTGACCACCTTG ATATCTCAACAAGAGAGGATTTAA
- the LOC122552180 gene encoding adhesion G protein-coupled receptor E2-like isoform X3, with translation MSFPGEGKGNRKMKTCRCLTFLMIFLCRVSSEKCSTGTTCADMDKCQTNPCGSNAICHGTSGSFYCTCEKGYYSTGDKHFVSAAVASCIDYDECRNIQALCGSNATCHNTAGGFYCLCNKGFARVSGQTNFTGYAAGCKGPFLRCLAVLLKDQSIIDKCYSQRQTGSLQPTTDRLCSLIKPTLTFAEGMCQDKEIVRSAHSHVTLKNVMSFGNKFFNDSSKLEKVDDENQLQSTSLFLNAMESFTLGAALASPGQKTKNITTPYLGFDVRIIQMQDHSKIPDKITLHAKGNRMDAYSRTVTEGETGGSIAIAFISYDRLNFLQSGHFIENERTRPYQLISGVVSATIGNHRRHELRERVNITLKHKKRTDGWLACVYWNHMEDRSHWSPEGCVMIASNKTHTVCGCHHLSSFAVLMTAVEEDGHLDWNLSIITLVGISLSLMCLGFTIITFRFCTQVTSHNHTIHINLCITLFLAELLFLVGIHKTNNKVACAVITGCLHYLFLAAFTWMCVEGIHLHLMVRNLQKINNSCARKVLSWFMYPFGYGVPAVIVTVSAATYPTGYGTQRYCWLTTENGLIWSFIGPVCLIILFNMTLFAVTLWILKVQLTRLNAEVTKIKDMRTLTFKATAQVFVLGCTWLLGLFHFQASKLVTAYLFTIVNSLQGVFIFIILCLLNRQVRDGYWAWFNKLCTIRKKPSFTDSGSNSVPLTTLISQQERI, from the exons tgatttttctctgcagagtcagcagtgagaaatgttccACTGGTACAACATGCGCTG ATATGGATAAGTGTCAGACAAATCCATGCGGCTCCAATGCAATCTGTCACGGCACTTCTGGCAGCTTCTACTGTACctgtgagaaaggatattactcaACAGGAGATAAACACTTTGTGAGTGCAGCAGTGGCGTCTTGCATAG ATTATGATGAGTGTCGCAACATTCAAGCATTATGTGGTAGCAATGCAACATGCCACAACACCGCAGGTGGATTCTACTGTCTGTGCAACAAAGGATTCGCCCGGGTTTCCGGCCAGACCAACTTTACTGGTTACGCAGCTGGATGTAAAG GTCCGTTTTTGCGATGTCTAGCTGTCCTCCTGAAGGACCAGTCCATTATCGATAAATGTTACTCTCAACGTCAAACAGGATCGCTGCAG CCTACGACCGATCGACTTTGCTCTCTCATCAAGCCAACCCTCACATTTGCGGAAGGCATGTGTCAAGATAAGGAGATTGTCAGATCAGCACACAGCCATGTCACATTAAAA AATGTCATGAGCTTTGGAAACAAATTCTTCAATGATAGTTCCAAGCTGGAGAAAGTGGATGATGAAAATCAACTTCAGTCAACCTCATTGTTCTTGAATGCCATGGAAAGTTTCACCCTAGGTGCTGCTCTGGCCTCACCTGGCCAAAAAACCAAGAACATAACAACGCCATATTTAG GTTTTGATGTTCGCATCATCCAAATGCAGGACCATTCAAAAATACCTGACAAAATAACTCTCCACGCGAAGGGAAACAGAATGGATGCTTATTCACGGACGGTCACAGAGGGAGAAACAGGTG GGTCCATTGCCATTGCTTTCATCTCGTATGACCGACTGAATTTCCTCCAGAGTGGGCATTTCATTGAGAATGAAAGGACAAGGCCTTACCAGTTGATCTCGGGAGTGGTGTCGGCCACAATTGGAAACCACAGGCGTCACGAACTCCGTGAAAGAGTCAACATCACGCTGAAACATAAAAAG AGAACTGATGGGTGGCTGGCATGCGTTTACTGGAACCACATGGAGGACAGAAGTCACTGGTCACCTGAGGGATGTGTCATGATCGCTTCAAACAAGACCCACACAGTGTGTGGCTGCCACCATCTGTCCAGCTTCGCCGTTCTCATGACAGCTGTGGAG GAGGATGGTCACTTGGATTGGAACCTCAGTATCATAACGTTGGTTGGGATCAGCTTGTCACTGATGTGCCTGGGCTTCACTATCATCACGTTTCGGTTCTGCACCCAAGTTACCAGCCACAACCACACCATCCACATCAACCTGTGCATCACCCTGTTTCTGGCTGAGCTACTTTTCCTGGTGGGCATTCACAAAACCAACAACAAG GTTGCATGTGCAGTCATCACGGGATGTTTGCACTATCTTTTCCTGGCAGCCTTCACTTGGATGTGTGTGGAAGGAATTCACCTTCACCTCATGGTCAGGAACCTCCAGAAAATCAACAACTCTTGTGCCCGTAAAGTGCTGTCATGGTTTATGTATCCCTTTGGATATGGAGTGCCAGCTGTAATTGTCACTGTTTCTGCAGCAACGTATCCAACTGGTTACGGGACACAACGCTA TTGCTGGCTGACGACTGAGAATGGATTAATCTGGAGTTTCATTGGCCCAGTCTGCTTGATAATTCTG TTTAATATGACGCTGTTTGCTGTGACACTCTGGATACTGAAGGTACAACTCACCCGCCTCAACGCAGAAGTCACAAAAATTAAGGACATGAG GACTCTAACATTTAAAGCCACTGCACAAGTGTTTGTCCTGGGTTGTACCTGGCTTCTTGGCCTGTTTCACTTTCAGGCTTCCAAGTTGGTGACAGCCTACTTATTCACCATTGTCAACAGTCTACAAGGAGTTTTTATCTTCATCATCCTCTGTTTATTAAACCGACAG GTGAGAGATGGATACTGGGCTTGGTTCAACAAGCTGTGCACGATCAGGAAGAAACCTAGCTTCACGGATTCTGGATCTAACAGTGTGCCGTTGACCACCTTG ATATCTCAACAAGAGAGGATTTAA
- the LOC122552180 gene encoding adhesion G protein-coupled receptor E2-like isoform X4: protein MDKCQTNPCGSNAICHGTSGSFYCTCEKGYYSTGDKHFVSAAVASCIDYDECRNIQALCGSNATCHNTAGGFYCLCNKGFARVSGQTNFTGYAAGCKDIDECLQDPCHADAVCQNIKGSYICIPQSGFDSSYVNKVLQSPFLRCLAVLLKDQSIIDKCYSQRQTGSLQPTTDRLCSLIKPTLTFAEGMCQDKEIVRSAHSHVTLKNVMSFGNKFFNDSSKLEKVDDENQLQSTSLFLNAMESFTLGAALASPGQKTKNITTPYLGFDVRIIQMQDHSKIPDKITLHAKGNRMDAYSRTVTEGETGGSIAIAFISYDRLNFLQSGHFIENERTRPYQLISGVVSATIGNHRRHELRERVNITLKHKKRTDGWLACVYWNHMEDRSHWSPEGCVMIASNKTHTVCGCHHLSSFAVLMTAVEEDGHLDWNLSIITLVGISLSLMCLGFTIITFRFCTQVTSHNHTIHINLCITLFLAELLFLVGIHKTNNKVACAVITGCLHYLFLAAFTWMCVEGIHLHLMVRNLQKINNSCARKVLSWFMYPFGYGVPAVIVTVSAATYPTGYGTQRYCWLTTENGLIWSFIGPVCLIILFNMTLFAVTLWILKVQLTRLNAEVTKIKDMRTLTFKATAQVFVLGCTWLLGLFHFQASKLVTAYLFTIVNSLQGVFIFIILCLLNRQVRDGYWAWFNKLCTIRKKPSFTDSGSNSVPLTTLISQQERI from the exons ATGGATAAGTGTCAGACAAATCCATGCGGCTCCAATGCAATCTGTCACGGCACTTCTGGCAGCTTCTACTGTACctgtgagaaaggatattactcaACAGGAGATAAACACTTTGTGAGTGCAGCAGTGGCGTCTTGCATAG ATTATGATGAGTGTCGCAACATTCAAGCATTATGTGGTAGCAATGCAACATGCCACAACACCGCAGGTGGATTCTACTGTCTGTGCAACAAAGGATTCGCCCGGGTTTCCGGCCAGACCAACTTTACTGGTTACGCAGCTGGATGTAAAG ACATCGATGAGTGTCTCCAAGATCCCTGCCATGCTGACGCTGTCTGCCAGAACATAAAAGGAAGCTACATTTGTATTCCTCAGTCAGGATTTGACTCGTCATATGTTAACAAAGTCCTTCAGA GTCCGTTTTTGCGATGTCTAGCTGTCCTCCTGAAGGACCAGTCCATTATCGATAAATGTTACTCTCAACGTCAAACAGGATCGCTGCAG CCTACGACCGATCGACTTTGCTCTCTCATCAAGCCAACCCTCACATTTGCGGAAGGCATGTGTCAAGATAAGGAGATTGTCAGATCAGCACACAGCCATGTCACATTAAAA AATGTCATGAGCTTTGGAAACAAATTCTTCAATGATAGTTCCAAGCTGGAGAAAGTGGATGATGAAAATCAACTTCAGTCAACCTCATTGTTCTTGAATGCCATGGAAAGTTTCACCCTAGGTGCTGCTCTGGCCTCACCTGGCCAAAAAACCAAGAACATAACAACGCCATATTTAG GTTTTGATGTTCGCATCATCCAAATGCAGGACCATTCAAAAATACCTGACAAAATAACTCTCCACGCGAAGGGAAACAGAATGGATGCTTATTCACGGACGGTCACAGAGGGAGAAACAGGTG GGTCCATTGCCATTGCTTTCATCTCGTATGACCGACTGAATTTCCTCCAGAGTGGGCATTTCATTGAGAATGAAAGGACAAGGCCTTACCAGTTGATCTCGGGAGTGGTGTCGGCCACAATTGGAAACCACAGGCGTCACGAACTCCGTGAAAGAGTCAACATCACGCTGAAACATAAAAAG AGAACTGATGGGTGGCTGGCATGCGTTTACTGGAACCACATGGAGGACAGAAGTCACTGGTCACCTGAGGGATGTGTCATGATCGCTTCAAACAAGACCCACACAGTGTGTGGCTGCCACCATCTGTCCAGCTTCGCCGTTCTCATGACAGCTGTGGAG GAGGATGGTCACTTGGATTGGAACCTCAGTATCATAACGTTGGTTGGGATCAGCTTGTCACTGATGTGCCTGGGCTTCACTATCATCACGTTTCGGTTCTGCACCCAAGTTACCAGCCACAACCACACCATCCACATCAACCTGTGCATCACCCTGTTTCTGGCTGAGCTACTTTTCCTGGTGGGCATTCACAAAACCAACAACAAG GTTGCATGTGCAGTCATCACGGGATGTTTGCACTATCTTTTCCTGGCAGCCTTCACTTGGATGTGTGTGGAAGGAATTCACCTTCACCTCATGGTCAGGAACCTCCAGAAAATCAACAACTCTTGTGCCCGTAAAGTGCTGTCATGGTTTATGTATCCCTTTGGATATGGAGTGCCAGCTGTAATTGTCACTGTTTCTGCAGCAACGTATCCAACTGGTTACGGGACACAACGCTA TTGCTGGCTGACGACTGAGAATGGATTAATCTGGAGTTTCATTGGCCCAGTCTGCTTGATAATTCTG TTTAATATGACGCTGTTTGCTGTGACACTCTGGATACTGAAGGTACAACTCACCCGCCTCAACGCAGAAGTCACAAAAATTAAGGACATGAG GACTCTAACATTTAAAGCCACTGCACAAGTGTTTGTCCTGGGTTGTACCTGGCTTCTTGGCCTGTTTCACTTTCAGGCTTCCAAGTTGGTGACAGCCTACTTATTCACCATTGTCAACAGTCTACAAGGAGTTTTTATCTTCATCATCCTCTGTTTATTAAACCGACAG GTGAGAGATGGATACTGGGCTTGGTTCAACAAGCTGTGCACGATCAGGAAGAAACCTAGCTTCACGGATTCTGGATCTAACAGTGTGCCGTTGACCACCTTG ATATCTCAACAAGAGAGGATTTAA